The following proteins are co-located in the Gloeocapsa sp. PCC 7428 genome:
- a CDS encoding Eco47II family restriction endonuclease — MVYLPYISDNDLRKAVKRVVDCILSTQQRQEAEMYRNVIDPFSAIFDGAVQGFSLEDWLQKERSRQIQKTVQNQIGNFHENILSSIPGWQKLRQGVDICNEERKIIAEIKNKYNTVKGSDKVGIYDYLLSFLEKPQYHNFTAYYVEIIPKNRGFYDKPFAPSSRDSTRRPVNENIRQISGQAFYDLATGTSGALSMLFNVLPDVISEVSGIKALDERQKATFRSLFDKAY, encoded by the coding sequence ATGGTTTATCTTCCGTACATTTCTGATAATGATTTAAGAAAGGCTGTAAAAAGGGTTGTTGACTGTATTTTGTCTACTCAACAACGACAGGAAGCAGAAATGTATAGAAACGTTATAGATCCATTTTCAGCAATTTTTGATGGTGCAGTTCAAGGTTTTAGTTTAGAGGATTGGCTACAAAAAGAAAGGAGCAGGCAGATACAAAAAACAGTACAGAATCAAATAGGTAACTTTCATGAAAATATTTTAAGCAGCATTCCTGGCTGGCAAAAGCTCAGGCAAGGAGTAGACATATGTAATGAAGAACGCAAAATAATTGCAGAGATAAAAAATAAATATAATACAGTCAAAGGAAGCGATAAAGTAGGTATTTATGATTATTTGCTATCCTTTTTAGAGAAACCACAATATCACAATTTTACTGCTTATTATGTAGAGATTATTCCCAAAAATAGAGGATTTTACGATAAGCCGTTTGCACCTTCAAGTAGAGATTCTACAAGAAGACCTGTAAATGAAAATATAAGACAAATAAGTGGACAGGCGTTTTATGATTTAGCAACTGGTACATCAGGAGCTTTAAGTATGCTTTTTAATGTCTTACCTGATGTTATTAGTGAGGTTTCAGGAATAAAAGCACTGGACGAGCGACAAAAAGCTACATTTAGATCTCTATTTGATAAAGCTTACTAA
- the dprA gene encoding DNA-processing protein DprA, whose amino-acid sequence MKKTSDERQEARSYEKIVGGNFETPNVFPVSILEEQRLLAERAYWLAWSQITGIGPVLLQRLQQHFGTLAAAWQAPENELQQVEGFGVQTIAAVRVARSQLHPEQVLREHQQQNQHFWTPVDSDYPRLLLEIPSPPAVLYYRGAVDLQENLGQKPLVSIVGTRNPSEYGKRWTRKISTTLAKNGFTIVSGLADGIDTEAHHGCLAAGGRTIAVLGTGVDVVYPSRNQDLYQQILTQGLVVSEYPAKTSPDRAHFPRRNRIIAGLTRAVLVLEAPTRSGALITAHFANEFCRDVYVLPGSLDNPRSLGCLELLHKGAEVILGEEQLLEMLGTIPQIDSTPTVAAPELAPELEKVLQAIATESMPFDSIVQQTGYSASTVSSALLQLELVGLVTQLPGMRYQRC is encoded by the coding sequence ATGAAGAAAACAAGCGATGAGAGACAAGAAGCTAGAAGCTACGAAAAGATAGTAGGTGGGAATTTTGAAACCCCTAATGTATTTCCAGTCTCTATCCTTGAGGAACAAAGATTGCTAGCGGAACGTGCTTATTGGCTTGCTTGGTCACAAATTACCGGAATTGGTCCAGTTTTATTGCAGCGATTGCAACAACATTTTGGGACTTTAGCCGCAGCATGGCAAGCGCCAGAAAATGAGTTGCAGCAAGTTGAAGGATTTGGCGTTCAGACGATCGCCGCAGTCAGAGTAGCGCGATCGCAGTTACACCCCGAACAGGTTCTACGCGAACACCAACAACAAAATCAGCATTTCTGGACACCTGTAGATAGCGATTATCCTCGCTTGCTATTAGAAATTCCTAGCCCACCAGCAGTACTCTACTATCGTGGTGCAGTCGATCTCCAAGAAAATCTTGGGCAAAAACCGCTTGTGAGTATTGTTGGTACGCGCAATCCTTCAGAATATGGCAAGCGTTGGACGCGCAAAATTAGCACGACTTTAGCAAAAAATGGTTTTACCATCGTTTCAGGCTTAGCCGATGGAATTGATACCGAAGCGCATCACGGTTGTTTAGCCGCAGGTGGGAGAACAATTGCGGTACTCGGTACTGGTGTCGATGTTGTCTATCCATCACGCAATCAGGATCTTTACCAGCAAATTCTCACTCAAGGATTAGTTGTTAGCGAGTATCCTGCAAAGACATCACCAGATCGCGCGCATTTTCCGCGTCGCAATCGCATTATTGCCGGTTTGACGCGGGCGGTACTTGTGCTAGAAGCGCCAACACGTTCGGGTGCATTAATTACCGCGCATTTTGCGAATGAATTTTGTCGTGATGTTTATGTATTACCAGGATCTTTAGATAATCCGCGATCGCTGGGCTGTTTGGAATTATTGCACAAAGGTGCTGAGGTGATTTTAGGTGAAGAACAGTTACTAGAAATGTTAGGTACAATACCGCAAATCGATTCAACACCAACTGTAGCCGCACCTGAATTAGCACCAGAGTTGGAAAAAGTTTTGCAGGCGATCGCAACTGAATCAATGCCATTTGATTCAATTGTGCAGCAAACAGGATACTCCGCAAGTACCGTTTCGAGTGCGCTACTACAGCTAGAACTTGTAGGGTTAGTCACTCAACTACCAGGAATGCGCTATCAGCGATGCTAG
- a CDS encoding rod shape-determining protein, whose protein sequence is MGIDLGTANTLVYVSGKGIVLQEPSVIAIDKNGKMPPAVGEEAKRMMGRTPGNVIVTRPLRDGVIADFDTAELMLKHFIQRVHEGRIVSPRMVIGIPTGVTGVERRALMDAATQAGARDVFLIEEPVAAAIGAGIPVTEAVGNMIIDIGGGTTEVAVLSLFGTVVSESVRVAGDELNEAIVQYMKKIYNLVIGERTAEEIKIRIGSAYPTRNDEENVMEVRGLHLLSGLPRTVTIKEPEIRESMIEPLSTIIEAVKRTLERTPPELAADIVDRGIVLAGGGALLKGLDTLISHETGIATHIAADPLSCVVLGTGRVLEKFKQMEPVFSARSRTI, encoded by the coding sequence ATGGGTATTGACCTTGGTACTGCCAATACCCTGGTATATGTTTCTGGTAAAGGCATTGTCCTGCAAGAACCTTCGGTGATTGCGATCGACAAAAATGGCAAAATGCCGCCAGCAGTAGGCGAAGAAGCCAAACGCATGATGGGACGTACGCCTGGAAACGTCATTGTGACGCGCCCTTTACGTGACGGAGTGATTGCCGATTTTGATACCGCTGAACTCATGCTCAAGCATTTTATCCAACGCGTACACGAAGGTCGCATTGTCTCTCCGCGTATGGTGATTGGTATTCCTACAGGTGTGACAGGTGTGGAACGACGCGCGCTGATGGATGCGGCAACGCAAGCGGGTGCAAGAGATGTATTTTTGATTGAAGAGCCTGTAGCGGCTGCGATTGGTGCGGGAATTCCTGTCACCGAAGCCGTTGGAAATATGATTATCGATATTGGTGGCGGGACGACCGAAGTCGCGGTACTAAGTCTTTTTGGCACAGTTGTGAGTGAATCGGTACGCGTGGCTGGCGATGAACTCAATGAAGCGATCGTGCAGTACATGAAGAAAATTTACAACTTGGTCATTGGCGAACGAACCGCCGAGGAAATCAAAATTCGCATCGGTTCGGCATATCCGACACGTAATGATGAAGAAAACGTCATGGAAGTACGCGGGTTGCATTTACTATCCGGTTTACCGCGCACTGTGACGATCAAAGAACCAGAAATTCGCGAAAGCATGATCGAACCGTTGTCTACGATTATTGAGGCAGTAAAACGAACACTCGAACGTACACCGCCCGAACTCGCCGCCGATATTGTCGATCGCGGAATTGTCCTTGCAGGTGGTGGTGCGTTACTCAAAGGACTCGATACATTAATTAGCCACGAAACAGGGATTGCGACTCATATTGCAGCTGATCCCCTAAGTTGCGTTGTGTTGGGAACAGGTCGAGTTTTAGAGAAATTTAAACAAATGGAACCTGTATTTAGTGCGCGATCGCGTACGATTTAA
- a CDS encoding ABC transporter ATP-binding protein: protein MSHDVLDVRNLHIEFLGDDKQVKAVDGISFQVQRGQTLGIVGESGSGKSVTSLAVMGLIPSPGVITDGEVWFRDHNHGSEPVNLLELPPERMQKYRGGQIAMIFQEPMSSLNPVYTIGFQLIEAIRQHQNISQKEATRQAIARLQEVKLLPSDDDLRQQYAETKQGQQIDPRQREFFIQQQKQAILDRYPHELSGGQLQRVMIAMAISCDPALLIADEPTTALDVTVQATILDLLRELRDRRQMSMMFITHDLGIIAEIADRVAVMYRGKIVECGSAEQIFTHPQHPYTKGLLACRPSLERRSQYLLTVSDFMSVGLTRTGEVEIQAKEPTYPPQVSDEALAQRLTNLQQQSPLLQVRNLQVGFPIRNAFGRTKRYFLAVNGVSFEVYPGETLGLVGESGCGKTTLGRTLLRLVEPIGGQVYFEGRDVTNLKGRPLQQLRREMQIIFQNPFSSLDPRMKIGDTVMEPLVIHAASQSHRQRRDRAAYLLERVGIDPKQMNRYPHQFSGGQRQRICIARALALNPKFIICDESVSSLDVSVQAQVLNLLKELQAEFNLTYIFISHDLSVVKFMSDRILVMNRGQIVEQGVAEEIYRDPKEEYTRSLIASIPTGTRDQIRTRPTLNQVMGNG from the coding sequence ATGAGTCATGATGTCTTAGACGTGCGGAATCTGCATATTGAATTTTTGGGTGATGACAAGCAAGTTAAAGCTGTTGACGGAATTTCGTTTCAGGTGCAACGCGGTCAAACGCTAGGAATTGTCGGCGAGTCAGGATCGGGTAAATCCGTTACTTCTTTAGCGGTTATGGGGTTGATTCCGTCGCCAGGGGTGATTACAGATGGTGAAGTTTGGTTTCGCGATCACAATCATGGTAGTGAACCCGTTAATTTACTTGAACTGCCGCCCGAACGAATGCAAAAATACCGAGGCGGACAAATCGCGATGATTTTTCAAGAACCGATGAGTTCGCTTAACCCAGTTTATACGATTGGATTTCAGTTAATAGAAGCAATTCGGCAGCATCAAAATATCTCGCAAAAAGAAGCAACAAGACAAGCGATCGCGCGGTTGCAAGAAGTCAAATTACTACCGAGTGATGATGATTTACGCCAACAGTACGCCGAGACAAAACAAGGTCAGCAAATTGATCCGCGTCAGCGCGAGTTTTTTATTCAGCAGCAAAAGCAAGCAATTCTCGATCGCTATCCCCACGAACTTTCTGGCGGTCAACTACAGCGCGTCATGATCGCAATGGCGATTTCGTGCGACCCCGCATTATTAATCGCCGACGAACCAACAACTGCATTAGATGTCACGGTACAAGCGACAATTTTAGACTTGCTGCGCGAATTGCGCGATCGCCGTCAGATGTCGATGATGTTCATTACGCACGATTTGGGAATTATCGCCGAAATTGCCGACAGGGTTGCTGTAATGTACCGAGGCAAAATTGTTGAATGTGGTTCTGCTGAGCAAATTTTTACGCATCCGCAACACCCATATACTAAAGGTTTACTCGCGTGTCGTCCGAGTTTAGAAAGGCGATCGCAGTATCTTTTAACAGTTTCAGACTTTATGAGTGTCGGGTTAACGCGCACAGGCGAAGTCGAAATTCAAGCCAAAGAACCGACTTATCCACCGCAAGTCAGTGATGAAGCCTTAGCGCAACGCTTGACAAACTTACAACAACAATCGCCACTTCTCCAAGTCCGCAATTTGCAAGTGGGCTTTCCGATCCGTAACGCATTTGGTCGAACTAAACGCTACTTTCTCGCCGTTAATGGCGTTTCTTTTGAAGTCTACCCTGGTGAAACTTTAGGACTAGTAGGCGAGTCAGGTTGTGGTAAAACGACATTAGGTCGTACTTTATTACGACTTGTTGAACCGATTGGCGGACAAGTCTATTTTGAAGGACGCGATGTGACAAATCTTAAGGGACGTCCTTTGCAACAACTCCGGCGCGAGATGCAAATTATTTTTCAAAATCCCTTTAGTTCCCTCGATCCGCGCATGAAAATCGGTGATACAGTGATGGAACCACTCGTCATTCACGCCGCAAGTCAATCGCATCGTCAACGCCGCGATCGCGCCGCTTATTTATTAGAACGTGTCGGTATCGATCCGAAACAAATGAACCGCTATCCGCATCAATTTTCTGGCGGTCAGCGTCAACGCATTTGTATTGCTAGAGCACTCGCGCTCAATCCTAAGTTTATTATTTGTGATGAATCGGTGTCATCACTCGATGTCTCGGTACAAGCACAAGTTTTGAATTTGTTGAAAGAACTACAAGCCGAGTTTAACCTGACCTATATTTTTATTTCACACGACTTAAGCGTCGTTAAGTTTATGAGCGATCGCATCTTAGTCATGAATCGCGGACAAATCGTCGAACAAGGCGTAGCAGAAGAAATTTACCGCGATCCGAAAGAAGAATATACGCGATCGCTGATTGCCTCAATTCCGACAGGAACCCGCGATCAAATTCGCACGCGCCCTACGTTAAATCAGGTAATGGGTAATGGGTAA
- a CDS encoding DUF2237 family protein — protein sequence MNRNVLGEELETCCTSPMTGFYRNGVCETGPQDIGRHVVCAQVTEEFLSFTRARGNDLSTPRPMSNFPGLKDGDRWCLCASRWKEALDAGVAPPVILASTHEAALNFVTLQDLKQHALDA from the coding sequence GTGAATCGGAACGTACTTGGCGAAGAATTAGAAACGTGTTGCACTTCTCCTATGACCGGATTTTATCGTAATGGAGTGTGTGAAACAGGTCCACAAGATATTGGTAGGCACGTTGTTTGCGCGCAAGTGACTGAGGAGTTTTTATCGTTTACTCGCGCAAGAGGCAATGATTTGAGTACGCCACGACCAATGTCTAATTTTCCAGGACTAAAAGACGGCGATCGCTGGTGCTTGTGCGCTTCTCGTTGGAAAGAAGCACTTGATGCTGGGGTTGCGCCTCCTGTTATCCTAGCTTCAACACATGAAGCTGCGCTTAATTTTGTCACGCTCCAAGACCTTAAACAGCACGCACTTGATGCTTGA
- a CDS encoding folylpolyglutamate synthase/dihydrofolate synthase family protein yields MDIDSLLQPFQRFGVHLGLERIEQLLVNLGNPQRRVPIIHVAGTNGKGSVCAYLSSVLTQAGYRVGRYTSPHLVDWTERICINEKPITREELAKLLLHVQNAIPSQQESPTQFEVFTAAAWLYFAEQQVDIAVVEVGLGGRLDATNVCPMPLVSIITSISREHWQQLGPTLADIAREKAGVLKPGCAAVVGPLPPEAKAVVQQRVEELGCAAVWVKKALEVQTTEIQRWAEYEGIKYPLPLLGEFQLVNSALAIAAIQILQKKGWKISLAAIVKGMAKTQWLGRVQWYAWQGRELLIDGAHNPAAAQVLRQFVDTLDVASVTWVMGMLSTKDHGDIFKALLRSHDRLFLVPVPDHSSADPEQLALLAQKICPQLSECSTYTDVESALTEAIATSDNLIVLCGSLYLVGHFLSL; encoded by the coding sequence GTGGATATTGATTCTCTTTTGCAACCTTTTCAGCGCTTTGGCGTTCACCTGGGATTGGAACGCATCGAGCAATTATTAGTAAATCTTGGTAATCCGCAGCGGCGAGTACCAATCATTCATGTTGCTGGAACGAATGGTAAAGGTTCGGTGTGTGCTTACTTGTCTTCGGTGTTGACTCAGGCGGGTTATCGCGTGGGGCGTTATACATCTCCGCATCTCGTTGATTGGACTGAACGAATTTGTATTAATGAAAAGCCAATTACGCGCGAAGAGTTAGCAAAATTGTTGCTGCACGTGCAAAACGCGATTCCTTCACAGCAAGAATCGCCTACACAGTTTGAAGTTTTTACGGCGGCGGCTTGGTTGTATTTTGCCGAACAGCAGGTAGATATCGCCGTGGTAGAGGTGGGATTAGGGGGGCGCTTGGATGCAACGAATGTTTGTCCGATGCCACTTGTCAGTATTATTACTTCGATTAGCCGCGAACATTGGCAACAGCTAGGACCCACCTTAGCAGATATTGCGCGGGAAAAGGCGGGAGTTTTGAAGCCTGGCTGTGCGGCGGTTGTGGGACCTTTACCACCAGAGGCGAAAGCGGTGGTGCAACAGCGGGTTGAGGAGTTGGGGTGTGCGGCTGTGTGGGTAAAGAAGGCTTTGGAGGTACAAACGACAGAAATACAGAGATGGGCGGAGTATGAGGGTATTAAGTATCCTTTGCCGTTGTTGGGAGAGTTTCAGTTGGTCAACTCGGCATTGGCGATCGCTGCTATACAAATCTTGCAAAAAAAAGGATGGAAGATATCGCTAGCAGCAATTGTGAAAGGAATGGCAAAAACGCAGTGGTTGGGACGGGTACAGTGGTACGCTTGGCAAGGTCGTGAGTTACTGATTGATGGGGCACATAATCCGGCTGCGGCGCAAGTGTTACGTCAATTTGTCGATACTCTCGATGTTGCTTCAGTGACGTGGGTGATGGGAATGCTTTCAACAAAGGATCATGGCGATATCTTTAAAGCTTTGTTGCGATCGCATGACCGTTTATTTTTAGTTCCTGTCCCCGATCATAGTTCGGCTGATCCTGAACAATTGGCACTACTTGCACAAAAAATCTGTCCTCAATTATCTGAGTGTTCTACTTATACAGATGTAGAATCTGCACTTACAGAAGCGATCGCCACATCCGATAATCTCATTGTGCTTTGTGGTTCACTATACCTCGTCGGGCATTTTCTCAGTTTGTGA
- a CDS encoding DNA cytosine methyltransferase: MYTQLDLFEVPTSYTAPDLQTVTTTTATVIELFAGAGGLALGLENAGLEAKALIEIDKDAVATLRHNRPNWNVIHADVSQVSFDNMGADVVTGGFPCQAFSYAGKGLGLEDIRGTLFYEFARCVKEVKPKLFLAENVRGLISHQKGKTLSTVLAVFESLGYNVQYRLLNAVNYDVPQKRERVIIIGTLPGICFRYPAPSPKILTLRDALKNVPPSEGVKYSPKKAAVLALVPPGGCWRDLPENIQKSYMMKSYYLSGGRTGMARRISWDEPSLTLTTSPSQKQTERCHPDETRPFTVREYARIQTFPDDWEFMGGISSKYQQIGNAVPVNFAYHLGRAIMSALSNQPN, from the coding sequence ATGTATACTCAGCTAGATCTATTTGAAGTTCCAACTTCGTACACGGCTCCCGATCTACAAACGGTAACGACAACGACAGCTACTGTGATCGAGCTTTTTGCAGGGGCTGGTGGATTAGCACTTGGGCTAGAAAACGCAGGACTAGAAGCTAAAGCATTAATTGAAATTGATAAAGATGCGGTAGCAACACTGCGACACAACCGTCCAAACTGGAATGTCATTCATGCGGATGTATCCCAAGTTTCTTTCGACAATATGGGTGCAGATGTTGTTACAGGGGGATTTCCGTGTCAAGCTTTCAGCTATGCAGGTAAAGGCTTGGGACTTGAGGATATTCGCGGTACTCTCTTTTACGAATTTGCCCGTTGTGTTAAAGAGGTAAAACCTAAACTATTTTTGGCTGAGAATGTCAGAGGCTTAATTAGTCACCAAAAGGGAAAAACGCTCTCAACAGTTCTCGCTGTTTTTGAATCTTTAGGATACAACGTTCAGTACCGTTTACTGAATGCCGTTAATTATGACGTACCACAGAAGCGAGAGCGAGTTATTATCATTGGAACGCTTCCAGGAATTTGCTTCCGATATCCTGCTCCATCTCCAAAAATTTTGACATTAAGGGATGCGCTCAAAAATGTTCCACCATCGGAAGGCGTCAAGTATAGTCCCAAAAAAGCTGCTGTTTTAGCACTTGTACCTCCTGGCGGTTGTTGGCGAGACTTACCAGAGAATATTCAAAAAAGCTATATGATGAAAAGCTACTATCTTTCTGGTGGAAGAACAGGTATGGCGCGTCGAATTTCTTGGGATGAACCAAGTTTGACTTTGACAACTTCACCTTCACAAAAACAAACAGAACGCTGTCACCCTGATGAAACTCGCCCGTTTACTGTACGAGAATACGCAAGAATTCAAACCTTTCCTGACGATTGGGAATTTATGGGTGGTATAAGTTCAAAATATCAGCAGATTGGTAATGCCGTACCTGTAAATTTTGCATACCATCTGGGGCGAGCAATTATGAGTGCTTTGTCAAATCAACCAAATTGA
- a CDS encoding alpha/beta fold hydrolase has product MIAAARVATFLEGVWEEAPEVLVVKVYNLYCEVHAFWLLALAKIMSALTQTPATRSTVGQDIGGTVQKYHWTWQGQTFAVAYETRGEGAPVLLLPAFSTVSTRAEMRGLAEKLATQYQVIALDWLGFGQSDRPPLDYQPAIYHQLLHDFVRDTFSTPIAVIAAGHAAGYVMQLAQQPKVFSRIVLVAPTWRGPLTVMGASKSVAGMVRGLVRSPLVGQALYQANTTPAFLRLMYGRHVYVDKARLTPEFIAQKREITQQPGARFAPAAFVTGALDPVTNRADFLQLFQVSLPVMVIIGQQAPPSSTAEMEAIAAIPGIQTRKVPGTLGLHEEYATEVAEVVLPFLNS; this is encoded by the coding sequence ATGATCGCTGCTGCACGAGTAGCCACTTTTTTGGAGGGGGTTTGGGAGGAAGCCCCCGAAGTCTTGGTTGTGAAGGTATATAATCTGTATTGTGAAGTCCACGCCTTTTGGTTACTGGCGTTAGCAAAAATTATGTCAGCACTTACTCAAACCCCAGCGACTCGCTCCACTGTGGGGCAAGATATCGGCGGTACGGTACAAAAATATCACTGGACATGGCAAGGACAAACCTTCGCAGTCGCCTATGAAACGAGAGGTGAAGGCGCTCCAGTGTTACTCTTGCCAGCTTTTAGCACCGTTTCTACACGGGCAGAAATGCGTGGTTTGGCAGAAAAACTGGCGACTCAGTATCAAGTAATCGCGCTTGATTGGTTAGGATTTGGGCAATCGGATCGCCCACCGTTAGATTACCAACCTGCAATTTATCACCAGTTACTACACGATTTTGTCCGCGATACCTTTTCTACCCCCATAGCAGTTATTGCCGCAGGTCACGCCGCAGGTTATGTTATGCAATTAGCGCAACAACCTAAAGTTTTTTCACGCATTGTTTTAGTAGCACCAACTTGGCGCGGTCCATTGACGGTGATGGGCGCAAGCAAATCAGTTGCTGGAATGGTACGTGGATTAGTGCGATCGCCGCTTGTTGGTCAAGCACTGTACCAAGCCAACACAACTCCAGCGTTTCTCCGTTTGATGTACGGTAGACACGTTTATGTCGATAAAGCCCGCTTGACACCAGAATTTATTGCTCAAAAGCGAGAAATTACGCAGCAGCCAGGAGCAAGATTTGCACCAGCAGCATTTGTGACGGGTGCGCTCGATCCTGTAACAAATCGTGCTGATTTCTTACAATTATTTCAAGTGTCGCTTCCTGTTATGGTCATCATCGGTCAGCAAGCACCACCTTCATCAACCGCTGAAATGGAAGCGATCGCCGCAATTCCTGGAATTCAAACACGCAAAGTTCCTGGGACTCTAGGCTTACATGAAGAGTACGCTACTGAAGTTGCAGAAGTCGTTTTACCGTTTTTGAATTCTTAG
- a CDS encoding S-adenosyl-l-methionine hydroxide adenosyltransferase family protein: MCKTQIVMLTDFGLSDVYVGVMKGVITQIHRQINIIDLTHQIPPQNIAAARFCLMNAYPYFPDGTIYLAVVDPGVGSTRRAIAVEFATGFLVGPDNGILSGVLSQTPAISAVELTNSCYWRVEQSSATFHGRDIFAPVAAHLASGVSLHDLGNEIDVASLVELNLPNPILTDTSVQGCIQYIDGFGNLVTNISGDYVSGKRWVVVARGREIPGCETYSDQPIGNPIALVGSHGWVEIAVNCGNARSQLQLEYLDPVQVLF, translated from the coding sequence ATGTGCAAAACACAAATCGTCATGCTGACGGATTTTGGGCTAAGTGATGTTTACGTAGGCGTCATGAAGGGAGTCATAACTCAAATTCATCGTCAAATTAATATTATCGATCTGACACATCAAATTCCTCCGCAGAATATAGCCGCAGCGCGGTTTTGCTTAATGAATGCTTATCCTTACTTTCCTGATGGAACAATTTATCTTGCAGTCGTTGATCCAGGTGTGGGTAGTACAAGACGCGCGATCGCAGTAGAATTTGCAACAGGGTTTTTGGTAGGACCTGACAATGGGATATTGAGTGGTGTATTAAGTCAAACTCCAGCAATTAGTGCTGTCGAGTTAACGAATTCCTGTTACTGGCGGGTTGAACAAAGTAGTGCAACGTTTCATGGTAGAGATATTTTTGCACCTGTCGCCGCGCATCTTGCGAGTGGAGTTTCGCTTCATGATTTGGGAAACGAAATTGATGTCGCATCGTTAGTAGAGCTAAACTTACCGAATCCTATACTCACAGACACCAGCGTACAAGGTTGTATTCAATATATCGATGGTTTTGGTAATTTAGTGACAAATATTTCTGGTGACTACGTTAGTGGTAAACGATGGGTTGTTGTCGCGCGAGGAAGAGAAATACCAGGGTGTGAGACATACAGCGATCAACCAATCGGAAATCCGATCGCACTTGTGGGTAGTCACGGTTGGGTAGAAATTGCGGTTAATTGTGGGAATGCGCGATCGCAGCTACAGTTAGAGTATTTAGATCCTGTTCAAGTATTATTTTGA
- a CDS encoding DUF2301 domain-containing membrane protein, whose protein sequence is MLEQTGSETIVYQGQFGDFTITDSDRTGVIIYRTGLMVAALSFALGSALVLLNHSAVDLQILTPLFACFCVALGVSLFTIHIYLAVLHQLLQVFWAIGTLSAVVFAVNSSEPLAVTIYNHPTTLFGVGFVFAALTGIYFKEAFCFNRLETKVLTPLVPILLLGHLLQVLPVQGEKAMLAVWAILFIVFALRKVVQPIPPDIGDKSVFTYLKQQHSAKA, encoded by the coding sequence ATGTTGGAACAAACCGGATCTGAAACAATCGTTTACCAAGGTCAATTTGGTGACTTCACGATTACTGATAGCGATCGCACTGGAGTTATTATCTATCGCACAGGTTTAATGGTAGCCGCGTTGAGTTTTGCGCTTGGTAGTGCTTTGGTATTGCTTAATCATAGTGCAGTAGACTTACAAATACTAACTCCTTTATTCGCTTGTTTTTGCGTCGCATTAGGCGTTAGCTTATTTACAATTCATATTTATTTAGCCGTACTTCATCAATTACTACAAGTTTTTTGGGCAATTGGTACATTATCAGCTGTCGTTTTTGCAGTTAATAGTAGTGAACCTTTAGCAGTTACGATTTACAATCATCCAACAACCTTATTTGGTGTTGGTTTTGTCTTTGCTGCTTTGACAGGCATTTACTTTAAAGAAGCGTTTTGCTTTAATCGTTTAGAAACTAAAGTTCTGACACCGTTAGTTCCTATTTTGTTATTAGGGCATTTATTACAAGTTTTGCCGGTGCAAGGGGAAAAAGCCATGCTGGCAGTTTGGGCAATATTATTTATAGTATTTGCTTTGCGTAAAGTCGTACAGCCGATTCCTCCAGATATCGGAGATAAATCAGTCTTCACTTATTTAAAACAACAGCATTCTGCAAAGGCTTGA